From a region of the Kwoniella mangroviensis CBS 8507 chromosome 1 map unlocalized Ctg01, whole genome shotgun sequence genome:
- a CDS encoding protoheme IX farnesyltransferase, which translates to MAAREGLGLARSLVLTIPRIRIRPLPSSHASASGLSTSSSSLRFFSTHIGCNKEPRTQHSYSAFPHCSRPTFTQIRHNSRSNSSSSSKIDSSRSNSVEQSIEEDQDQEKDKAPSPIPIHPLAPIAPPSATADMTPTTASGGSSKDPKPDASSILKLLSLAKPQWPLLTVGVACLSVSTAVNLSIPWVIGRIIDFFTPGQENTLLLGLPLEQATGALAVVLLIGAAANSGRSIALRLAGQRTVASIRNQTYGKYLSLPPSHIETAGVGDALSRLGQDTSIVGQSLSENLGEGLKAILGAGAGIGAMYLISPTLTFVMLCIIPPIAVGTFFYGRFIRKLSLKTQEAMGGMSKLAEERLSAHRTVTASNTQLSERTLYSSKVDGVYKLQKKETFANGIFQGANEVAGDIGMIGLLIYGGVLVKRGEITVGDMTSLFIYVNWIEWSLNTLAGFFTGLMKGVGASQRIIGLHALPPPIPLGEGEKIAKSRSGSIELRGVDFAYPSRPDAKVLNGLNLRIDKGERIALVGGSGSGKSSIQLLLLRFYDPTSGSVFFDGQDIKSFVPESWRSRIGIVPQDPILFGGTIEQNIAYGHPNATREEVKRAARVAHCDFIENLPQGYNTIINKNSLSGGQRQRIAIARALVGNPSVLLMDEATSALDSESERAVNAALNDLFANSDITVILIAHRLSSIASADRVVLLDGGSVAEDGTYHDLITRRHGKFRKMVEGQLAKIEIGEPTVIDPAPPSEGEGLPPPQAAAISASPASAKSDVQAPAASASSKERASIKASSCPSQRRQNHTSALQRPFFTAQPAPYSPPFKTVYGAANAPVPALPDLPIPHITSPAAPLSAYRPLTPLNLKRLMTVYSQLSKRNLTILMTLTATTGLALSPLPLSIPLLFNLTIGTLLTSAAANTFNQILEIPIDAQTPRTRVRPLCMRKITPFHAFMFGMTCTVLGGVILWYGCNPTTAALGIGNLILYAGIYTPMKRFSVSNTWIGAIVGAITPLMGWTATGGALWPTPEQPLQFNLPSFLGSGEFKFDGSIPNPLTPLCLFLLLFSWQFPHFNSLSHMIRPFYALSGYPMLSVLSPKLNALVSLRHSILLIPFTMIFTPLSGSVDWSFALTAVIPNFIFTRDSWKFYKTPTEALAKKLFFTSLWYLPVVLGLMLVHKNIAGWLVSVNDKAKEEEKQRI; encoded by the exons ATGGCAGCTCGAGAAGGCCTCGGATTGGCGAGGTCACTCGTTCTGACCATTCCGCGTATACGTATACGGCCTCTGCCTTCTTCACATGCCTCTGCCTCTGGACTGTCgacatcctcctcttccttgcGATTCTTCTCAACTCATATCGGATGTAATAAGGAACCACGGACTCAACATTCCTACTCTGCTTTCCCCCATTGCTCTCGGCCAACATTCACACAGATACGGCACAACTCCCGCTCCaactccagctccagctccaaGATAGATTCCTCAAGGTCTAATTCAGTAGAACAATCaatagaagaagatcaggatcaagaaaAGGACAAAGCACCATCACCTATTCCTATACATCCCCTGGCCCCAATAGCTCCACCATCAGCAACTGCCGATATGACACCTACGACCGCAAGCGGAGGATCAAGTAAAGATCCCAAACCTGACGCATCCTCAATATTGAAATTGTTATCATTGGCAAAACCACAATGGCCCCTTTTAACTGTTGGAGTAGCATGTTTGTCGGTATCTACAGCTGTCAACCTATCTATTCCATGGGTGATAGGTAGAATCATAGATTTCTTTACTCCCGGTCAGGAAAATACACTTTTACTTGGTCTACCACTCGAACAAGCTACTGGCGCTTTGGCGGTGGTACTGTTAATTGGTGCAGCTGCAAATTCAGGCAGGAGTATAGCTCTTAGATTAGCTGGCCAGAGGACTGTTGCGTCtatcag GAACCAGACCTATGGCAAATACCTATCATTACCCCCCTCGCACATCGAAACCGCCGGAGTCGGAGATGCGCTCTCACGTTTGGGTCAAGATACATCTATTGTTGGACAGAGTCTGAGTGAGAATCTGGGTGAAGGTCTAAAAGCTATATTAGGTGCTGGAGCGGGTATAGGAGCGATGTACCTCATCTCACCAACATTGACGTTCGTGATGCTCTGTATTATCCCACCTATCGCCGTCGGTACTTTCTTCTATGGTCGGTTCATCAGGAAACTATCACTCAAGACTCAAGAAGCTATGGGAGGAATGTCGAAACTGGCCGAAGAGAGATTATCTGCCCATCGTACTGTAACTGCTTCAAATACCCAATTATCCGAACGGACGTTATATTCATCAAAAGTTGATGGCGTATATAAATTGCAAAAGAAGGAGACTTTTGCGAATGGGATTTTCCAAGGTGCCAATGAAGTCGCCGGTGATATCGGCATGATCGGATTATTGATCTATGGTGGTGTATTGGTGAAACGAGGTGAAATCACCGTTGGTGATATGACCTCTTTGTTCATCTATGTCAATTGGATCGAATGGAGTTTGAACA CCCTCGCTGGATTCTTCACTGGTTTGATGAAAGGTGTTGGAGCTTCTCAGCGTATCATCGGCCTTCACGCGCTCCCACCTCCCATACCActgggtgaaggagaaaagatCGCCAAATCTCGTAGTGGTTCAATCGAATTACGAGGGGTAGATTTCGCCTATCCTTCCAGACCCGATGCGAAAGTGTTGAACGGATTGAACCTCAGGATCGATAAAGGGGAAAGAATTGCTTTAGTCGGCGGAAGTGGTTCAGGAAAATCctcaatccagcttcttttACTTAGATTCTACGACCCAACCTCCGGTTCAGTCTTTTTTGATGGTCAAGATATAAAATCGTTTGTTCCTGAATCATGGAGATCAAGGATAGGTATCGTACCTCAGGATCCAATCTTATTTGGTGGTACGATCGAACAGAATATCGCTTATGGACATCCAAACGCTACAAGAGAAGAGGTTAAACGTGCGGCTAGAGTAGCTCATTGCGATTTCATCGAGAATCTACCTCAGGGCTACAATACCATCA TCAACAAGAACAGTCTCTCTGGTGGTCAACGTCAGCGTATAGCTATCGCTCGAGCTCTTGTTGGTAATCCTTCGGTATTACTCATGGACGAGGCGACTTCGGCACTTGATTCGGAATCCGAACGAGCTGTTAATGCGGCTTTGAACGATCTCTTCGCCAACTCGGATATCACTGTCATCCTTATCGCCCATAGACTATCTTCGATCGCCTCGGCTGATAGGGTAGTATTGCTTGACGGTGGATCAGTAGCTGAAGATGGTACATATCACGATCTGATCACTCGAAGACATGGTAAATTCAGAAAAATGGTAGAAGGACAACTGGcgaagattgagattggagaacCCACAGTCATCGACCCAGCTCCTCCATCAGAGGGTGAAGGTCTCCCTCCGCCTCAAGCCGCCGCCATTAGTGCCTCGCCCGCATCTGCGAAATCTGATGTGCAAGCTCCCGCTGCTAGTGCTTCATCGAAGGAGCGTGCATCTATCAAAGCGTCTTCGTGCCCTTCTCAGCGTCGTCAAAACCACACATCAGCTCTTCAGCGCCCGTTCTTCACCGCTCAACCTGCGCCTTACTCTCCTCCGTTCAAGACCGTTTACGGCGCTGCCAACGCTCCTGTTCCTGCCCTACCcgatcttcccatccctcaTATCACATCTCCGGCAGCTCCTTTGTCAGCCTACCGACCGCTTACACCATTAAACTTGAAACGGTTAATGACGGTCTACTCTCAGCTCTCCAAACGAAATTTGACTATTCTCATGACTCTCACCGCTACCACCGGACTAGCCCTATCACCGCTACCATTGTCGATACCATTGTTGTTCAACCTCACTATCGGAACATTGTTAACTTCTGCAGCAGCCAACACGTTCAACCAGATCCTCGAAATACCCATCGACGCTCAGACACCTCGTACCAGGGTCAGACCCTTATGCATGAGGAAGATCACACCCTTCCATGCATTCATGTTTGGAATGACATGTACGGTTCTTGGTGGTGTCATCTTGTGGTACGGATGTAATCCCACTACTGCAGCTTTGGGAATCGGGAATCTCATTCTTTACGCTGGAATCTACACGCCTATGAAAAGGTTCTCGGTATCGAATACATGGATCGGGGCTATTGTTGGTGCGATCACCCCCTTGATGGGATGGACAGCCACAGGTGGAGCATTATGGCCTACACCCGAACAACCCCTACAATTCAACCTGCCCTCCTTTCTCGGTTCCGGTGAATTCAAATTCGACGGTAGTATCCCTAATCCCTTGACGCCATTATGTCTGTTTTTGTTATTGTTTTCATGGCAATTCCCGCATTTCAACTCGCTCTCACATATGATCCGACCTTTCTATGCGTTATCGGGATATCCAATGTTATCTGTCCTTTCACCCAAATTAAACGCATTAGTATCCCTACGGCATTCTATACTTCTTATACCGTTCACTATGATCTTTACTCCGCTGTCTGGATCGGTAGATTGGAGTTTCGCTCTAACGGCCGTTATACCGAATTTCATATTTACTCGAGATTCATGGAAGTTTTACAAGACACCTACCGAAGCTTTAGCGAAGAAGTTGTTCTTCACCAGTCTGTGGTATCTGCCCGTGGTATTGGGGTTGATGTTGGTTCATAAGAATATAGCGGGATGGTTGGTCAGTGTGAACGACAAGgcgaaggaagaggagaaacagaGGATATAG
- a CDS encoding methylenetetrahydrofolate reductase produces MKITEKLQKAEKEGRTFWSFEFFPPRTAQGLQNLYDRIERMRNLGPEFIDITWGAGGKNADLTSSLVQVCQETIGIETCMHLCCTEMPKEKVEWALAQAKQHGCQNILALRGDPVAGTSKWEPTPGGFTNAVDLVKHIHEHYPGDFCVAVAGFPQGHPETPEGMDGARQEIQWLKEKVDAGAEFIFTQMFYDTSIFFDWVKRVREAGITVPIVPGIMPIQNWEKFEKWVQRESIVVPQHFYDALRPVKGDDERVRQVGTKLVAGMCKEILANKEAGIKGLHIYTLNLEKGARMLLQELGLEGRREQIAPLPWRPSLTPHRRSESIRPIFWANRVQSYLSRTDEWDEFPNGRWGDSRSPAYGDLDGYPVSININANDAYNLWGHPTTFSEICDLFARFCRGDLAKLPWSSQPPASETSVIDEQLAKMNELGYLTINSQPAVDGVPSEDKVHGWGPTGGYVYQKAYLEFFVSPELLNPLIRRIERDPRITYYAVNKQGDLRTNTHSEGPNAVTWGVFPGKEIVQPTIVEAVSFIAWKDEAFELGLQWANLYPPGSPSRELIESTMNSSYLVNIVANDFRDGMSIFEPFLLDEHSTSKLGKVVDGAQQTVNGVLDGLNGVVENVKSAAGVNGHSNGVAVNGH; encoded by the exons ATGAAGATTACTGAAAAGTTGCAGAAAGCCGAAAAAGAAGGTAGAACCTTTTGGAGTTTTGAGTTCTTCCCTCCCAGAACTGCTCAG GGTCTACAAAACCTCTATGATCGAATAGAACGTATGCGTAATCTCGGTCCGgaattcatcgatatcacttG GGGAGCTGGAGGAAAGAACGCAGATTTGACGAGCTCTCTCGTTCAGGTATGTCAGGAGACGATCGGCATCGAAACTTGCATGCATTTGTGCTGTACCgaga TGccaaaggaaaaggtagaaTGGGCTTTAGCA CAAGCAAAGCAGCATGGATGCCAGAATATCCTCGCACTCCGAGGAGATCCAGTAGCAGGTACATCCAAGTGGGAACCTACTCCTGGAGGATTTACCAATGCTGTCGATCTTGTCAAACACATTCATGAACACTATCCCGGTGATTTCTGCGTGGCTGTTGCAGGATTCCCTCAGGGTCATCCAGAGACGCCTGAGGGCATGGATGGAGCTAGACAGGAGATTCAATGGTTAAAAGAGAAAGTAGATGCTGGTGCGGAGTTCATCTTTACTCAAATGTTCTATGATACTTCAATTTTCTTCGATTGGGTTAAGAGGGTCAGAGAAGCTGGTATAACCGTACCGATCGTCCCTGGAATTATGCCTATACAAAATTGGGAAAAGTTTGAAAAATGGGTTCAACGTGAGAGTATTGTCGTCCCTCAACATTTCTATGATGCTCTTAGACCAGTAAAAGGAGATGACGAGAGAGTTAGACAAGTAGGAACCAAGTTGGTCGCTGGAATGTGTAAAGAGATCCTGGCGAATAAAGAAGCCGGTATAAAAGGATTACATATCTATACGCTGAATTTGGAAAAGGGAGCTAGGATGTTACTTCAGGAATTAGGTTTggaaggtagaagagaacAGATTGCTCCCTTGCCTTGGAGACCTTCTTTGACTCCTCATAGGAGATCGGAATCGATTAGACCTATTTTCTG GGCAAATCGAGTTCAATCTTACTTATCGAGGACTGATGAGTGGGATGAATTCCCTAAtggaagatggggtgatTCACGTTCTCCGGCTTatggtgatttggatggttATCCCGTgtcgatcaatatcaac GCGAACGACGCATATAACCTCTGGGGACACCCAACAACCTTCTCAGAGATATGTGATCTATTCGCACGGTTTTGTAGAGGTGATTTAGCCAAATTACCATGGTCATCCCAACCTCCTGCATCAGAAACCTCCGTGATCGATGAACAACTCGCCAAGATGAACGAACTGGGATACTTGACGATCAATTCTCAACCTGCTGTTGATGGTGTACCAAGTGAGGATAAAGTACACGGATGGGGTCCCACAGGTGGTTATGTCTACCAGAAG GCTTATTTGGAATTCTTCGTTTCGCCTGAATTGCTCAACCCCTTGATTCGACGAATTGAACGAGATCCCCGTATCACCTACTACGCTGTGAACAAACAGGGTGATCTGAGGACGAACACGCATAGTGAAGGTCCTAATGCTGTGACCTGGGGTGTGTTCCCTGGAAAGGAGATTGTCCAG CCTACTATCGTCGAGGCCGTTTCGTTCATCGcatggaa AGACGAAGCATTTGAACTCGGTCTACAATGGGCGAACCTTTACCCACCTGGCTCTCCATCTCGAGAATTGATCGAATCGACTATGAACAGTTCTTATCTCGTTAATATCGTAGCCAACGATTTCAGAGATGGAATGTCGATATTCGAGCCTTTCTTACTTGATGAACATTCGACAAGTAAACTTGGCAAAGTGGTCGATGGTGCTCAACAGACTGTTAATGGAGTCTTGGATGGGCTGAACGGTGTGGTGGAAAATGTGAAGAGTGCTGCAGGAGTTAACGGTCATTCTAATGGTGTCGCCGTTAATGGTCATTAA